A genomic segment from Salmo trutta unplaced genomic scaffold, fSalTru1.1, whole genome shotgun sequence encodes:
- the LOC115187754 gene encoding E3 ubiquitin-protein ligase NHLRC1-like encodes MADVPVPPSSLRTEGILLREIHVNLLECKVCFEKYNPRQKERRPQNLSCGHVLCLECVRVLSHPVLKKLECPFCRQLCDVDSTSHCQALTDLQDLLLSRSPRSPVPHRVRGGSGWVGGLGSGALRLRSAFGGWGSLINPTGVAVFGSSGTMVVVHDGERRVVVFGPQGRRLHGFGRRGRGNGEVCHPVDVAVTPSGYVVVTDAGDSAVKVFTTRGSFVLAVWDSFQTPWGVDVDSCGHILVTDIQAGTLSQVVVDFARGVTLMNRAVITDLQRPKAVACCRVTGNIALVETLGLTTTQPPNGPRPTRLTIFNKDFNMLSQIDSFTLSLGASVWPCMSAVAFDRAGDVMVIDSQRGLIWSLGKLQNGPVLTPLVSEDLVRPVGLVTTAQNTLIVLDSGDHAVKMYSVHSDAILVRK; translated from the coding sequence ATGGCTGATGTTCCTGTTCCTCCTTCCTCACTGAGAACAGAGGGGATCCTCCTGAGAGAGATCCACGTCAACCTGCTGGAGTGTAAAGTCTGCTTCGAGAAGTATAACCCACGGCAGAAGGAACGCCGGCCTCAGAACCTGTCCTGCGGCCATGTACTCTGTCTGGAATGTGTCCGGGTGCTCTCCCACCCCGTCCTCAAGAAGCTTGAGTGCCCTTTCTGCCGGCAGCTGTGTGACGTTGACAGCACCTCCCACTGCCAGGCGCTGACAGACCTCCAGGATCTTCTGCTCTCCCGCTCCCCCAGGTCACCTGTCCCTCATCGGGTCAGAGGAGGCAGCGGCTGGGTCGGAGGTCTGGGCTCTGGAGCTCTGCGACTTCGCTCAGCCTTCGGGGGCTGGGGGTCCCTGATCAACCCCACGGGGGTGGCCGTGTTCGGGTCCTCTGGGACCATGGTGGTGGTGCACGATGGAGAAAGGAGGGTGGTGGTATTCGGGCCTCAGGGCAGGCGGCTGCACGGGTTCGGGCGGAGGGGTCGCGGCAACGGGGAGGTGTGTCACCCGGTGGATGTGGCTGTGACTCCCAGCGGGTATGTGGTTGTGACGGATGCCGGTGACAGTGCAGTGAAAGTGTTCACCACCAGGGGGAGTTTTGTTCTGGCGGTGTGGGACTCCTTCCAGACGCCCTGGGGGGTGGACGTGGACAGCTGTGGACATATCCTTGTCACTGACATCCAGGCCGGCACGCTCTCCCAGGTTGTGGTGGACTTTGCCCGTGGCGTGACTCTGATGAACCGAGCGGTCATAACCGACCTCCAGCGGCCCAAGGCAGTGGCCTGCTGTCGGGTGACTGGGAACATCGCCCTGGTGGAGACACTGGGGCTCACAACCACACAACCTCCAAATGGCCCCCGGCCTACCAGACTGACAATATTCAACAAAGACTTTAACATGCTCTCTCAGATAGACAGCTTTACTCTGAGCCTGGGGGCCTCAGTGTGGCCCTGCATGTCTGCCGTGGCCTTTGACAGGGCCGGGGATGTGATGGTGATAGACTCCCAGCGTGGGTTGATTTGGAGTTTGGGAAAGCTCCAGAACGGCCCGGTCCTAACCCCCCTGGTCAGTGAAGACTTGGTTCGCCCGGTGGGGCTGGTCACCACAGCACAGAACACGCTGATTGTTTTAGACAGTGGAGACCATGCAGTGAAGATGTATTCAGTTCACTCGGATGCTATTCTAGTCCGAAAATGA